CGTGTCGCCGTGACGCGATCCCCCTTGAGTTCAGCTCGGCTCGAGCTGATCGACCTCGCCGGACGCCGCCGCTGGAGCCGCGAGATCGCGGCCTCCGATCCGGCGCGTCGCGACGTGACCCTCGACTCGGAGGCGGTGCCGACGGCCGGGCTCTACGTCCTGAAACTCATCCAGGGCAACGAGGCCGTCGTCCGCAAGCTGATCGTCGTCCGATAGCGGTCGAGCGGTCGAGTCGACTCTCGATCTAGAACAACTCCCGCTGCGGCCACAGCGACTTCCAGTCGATCGGCTCGAGACCCAGACGGCGCTTCATCTCGTTGGCGCTCGAGGGCGAGTGCCCGGCCCAGTGGTTGTTGAAGTAGCCGTACACCTCGCGCACCTGCGGAAGCACGCGCTCGAGGTCGGCCTGCCACGACGCGAACGAGTCGGCGCGATCGATCTGGACTTCGTTGAAGCGATCCAGATCCGCGCGATTCCCGATCCAGCGCAGGTAGAGGAAGTCGGCGGTCACCTGGGTGACGCGCGGCAGCGATCGCCACTCGGTCCACGCGAACGCGACGCGGTGCTTGCGTAGCAAATCGAACACCTCTTCGCGATGCCACGAGGCATGCCGGAACTCGACTGCGAGCCGAGCGTCCTGCGGGGCCGCGGCGAGGAAGCGCGCCAGCACGCCGTGACTGCCCTTGTCGCGCGTGAACTCGGCGGGCAGCTGAACGAGCAGCGGGCCGCGGCGTTCACCGAGTGGTTCGAGTGACGCGACGAACGCGACCAGATGCTCGGCGATGTTCGAGAGCCGCGCTTCGTGGGTGATGCGCTGCGGCACCTTGGCGGTGAACCGGAACGTCGACGGCGTGTGGCGCGCCCACGACCGCACCACCGAGGCGCGCGGCGGATGGTAGAACGTGGTGTCGAGTTCCACGGTGTCGAACACCTGCGCATAGAACGGCAGGTAGTGCTCCTGCTTGGAGCCCGGCGGGAAGAACGTCCCGACCCAGTCGCGCTGCGACCAGCCCTGGGTACCGAGCCGGACGATCGCGCTCACCGCCGGATCGTGAGTCCGCGCGGGCCCACGTACTCGGACTGCGGGCGGATCAGCCGATCGAGCGCGTGCTGTTCGATCACGTGCGCACACCAGCCGGCCACGCGGCCGCACGCGAACATCGCGACGAAAGCGTTCGGCGGCAGCCCGAGCGACTGCAGCACCAGTGCGGTGTAGAACTCGACGTTGGTGCGCAGGTTGCGGCCCGGTTTGTGCCGGTCGAGCACGCGCAGTGCCGTGTGCTCGACATGCCTTGCGAGGTCGAAGAGCTTGCGGTCCTCGAGCTTCGCGGCCGCCATGCCGTCCGCGACCTTGCTCAATACCTCGGCGCGCGGGTCTCGCACCTTGTAGACGCGATGGCCGAATCCCATCAGACGCCGGCCTTCCGCGAGTTCCTTCTCGAGCCACGGCTCCGCGTTCTCGGCGCTGCCGATCTCGACCAGCATGCCGAGGACCGGCCCGGGCGCGCCGCCGTGCAGAGGGCCCTTCAGCGCCCCGATCGCACCGGTCACCGCACTGGTCATGTCGGAGCGCGTGCTCGCGATCACGCGTGCGGTGAACGTCGAGGCGTTCATGCCGTGGTCCATGACCGTCGCCCAGTAGGTGTCGAGTGCGCGCGCTGCGATCGCGTCCGGCTCCCGCCCGTGCACCATGTACAGGAAGTTCGCCGCCAGCCCCAGATCCTCGCGTGGCCGGATCGGCTCCTTCCCCGCCGCCATCCGCAGGTGGGCGGCCACCAGGGTCGGACAGCGCGCCGCGAGCATCTTGGCCTGCGCGTAATCGGCCGCGGGTGAAATGTCGTTCGGATCCACGACGTCGAGCGACAGCGTCGCGACCGCCATCCGCAGCGCGTCGATCGGGGGCGCCGCGACGGCCGAACGCAACACCGACAACGCAATCGCCGGCAACTCGCGCAGTGTCGTCAGCTCGCGATTCAGCGTCGCGAGCTCGGCGGGATTCGGCAGGTGGCCGCGCCACAGCAGGTGCGCGGCCTCCTCGAACGAGGCATGGCCGGCCAGCTCCTCGACCGAGTAGCCACCGATGATGAGCTGGCCGGCCTGACCATCGACGTGCGACAGCGCGGTCTGCGCCGCGACCACGCCGTCGAGTCCGCCTGCCCCGCCACTCATCCGCGGCGCTCCATCGGTGTATAGGGCCGCAGCGTCGCGCCGGTGTAGATCTGGCGCGGCCGCGCGATGCGCGTCTCCGGATCGCGACGCATCTCGAGCCACTGCGCGATCCAGCCCGGCAGCCGCCCGATCGCGAACATCACGGTGTAAGCGTTGACCGGAATTCCGAGCGCCTTGTAGATGATGCCCGAGTAGAAGTCGACGTTCGGGTAGAGCTTGTGGCTCACGAAGTAGTCGTCGCGCAGCGCGATCTCTTCGAGCTTCATCGCGATCTCGAGCTGGCGGCTCTGGATGCCGAGCTTCTTGAGCACCTCGGCGCACGACTGCTTGAGGATCGCGGCACGTGGGTCGTAATTCTTGTAGACGCGATGCCCGAAGCCCATCAGGCGGCTGTTGTCCTTCTTGTCCTTCGCCTTGTCCACGAACGACTGAGCGTCACCGCCCTCGGCTTCGATGCGTTCCAGCATCTCGATGACCTGCTGGTTCGCGCCGCCGTGCAGCGGTCCCCACAGCGCGCTGATACCCGCCGAGATGCTCGCGAACAGATTGGCGCGCGAACTGCCGACCACCCGCACCGTACTGGTCGAGCAGTTCTGCTCGTGATCGGCGTGCAGGATCAGCAGCAGATCGAGCGCTCGCGCGAACACCGGATCGACTTCGTACGGTTCGGCCGGGGTTGCGAACATCATGTTGAGGAAGTTCGAACAGTAGTCGAGCCGGTTCTGCGGATAGATCGAGGGCTGACCGATCGAGTGCTTGTACGAGTAGGCGGCGATGGTCGGCATCTTGGCGATCAGTCGCACCACCGTCTCGTGCAGCGTCTTGTCGGTCTCGGGATCCTGGTAGAACGTCGCCAGCGCGGCGACCGCAGCGGCGCACACCGGCATCGGATGCGCATCCTTCGGGAACGCCTCGAAGTAGCGGCGGAAGTTCTCGTGCAGCAACGTGTGGCGCGAGACCTCGACGTCGAACTCGTCGAGCTGCGAGCGGGTCGGCAGTTCGCCGTGGATCAGCAACCACGCGACTTCGAGGAAGGTGCTGTTCGCCGCAAGGTCCGCGATGTCGTATCCGCGGTAGCGCAGGATGCCCTGCTCGCCGTCGATGAACGTGATGGCGCTGCGACACGATCCGGTGTTTCCGAAGCCCGGATCCATGGTGATGAGGCCGGTCTGCGCGCGCAGCGTCTCGATCACGACGCCCATCTCGCCTTCGGAGCCCCGGACCACCGGAAGCTCGATCGTCTTGCCCTCGAATGACAGGGTCGCCTTGGTGGCGACACCGGGGGCGCCGGTCTGGGTGGACACTCGAAACCTCCTCGAAAGAACGCGCGGGGCTGCAGGCCGAACCCCGAAGTCAGTGTCGTCTGAAGTGCGCGCGCATCTTAGGCGTGGAACCTGCGCGAATCCAACCGCCGCCGCGGGTTACGTCGCGGTTATCGGCTCCGCGGCACCGTCACGCGAGAGCGACGTTTCGCGCCGCGAGCGAGCCCGTCAGGAAGGGCACGAGACTGCGCGCGCCCCGGCGGAGCCGAATCGCGCCATGAACTCGGCCGTGTGCTGGCCGAGTGCCGGCGGTGGGAATTTGAGCGGCGGCCGACTTCCATCCGACTTCCAGGGCAGGTTGAAGAGTGCGGTGTTAAATCCCTGCCCGGACACACCTTCGGTGACGAGCCCCCGGCGTCTCAGCTCCGGCTCCGCGACGACGTCCGCGACCTCCCGAACCGGGCCGGCCGGCACTCGCGCCGCGCCGAACCGCGCCATCCACTCCGCGCAGGTGGCGCCTCGCAGCCGCGAGCCGATCAACGCGATCACCTCGGCGCGGTCGAGCACGCGACCGGCATTCGTCGTCCAATCGATTCGAGCACCCAGCTCCGGAGCGCCGATCGCGGCACACAGCCTCTGCCACTGCTCGTCGTTGCCGACCGCCACCACCAGCGCACCGTCGGATGCCTCGAAGGTCTGATACGGCACGATCTGCGGATGCGCGTTGCCGTAACGCCGCGCCGGCTTGCCGGTCGAGAGGGCCGCCTGCGCCACGTTGACGAGCGAGGCGATCCCGACGTCGACTAGCGACAGATCGAGATGGGCTCCCGCTCCGTGCCGCAGTCGGCCGATGTAGGCCGCGAGCATCGCGGCCGCCGCGTGCACGCCGGTCATGACATCGATGACCGCGACTCCGACCTTGAGCGGTGGCCCGTCGGCCTCGCCGGTGATGCTCTGCAAGCCGACGAATCCCTGCAGCACCGCGTCGTAACCCGGCAGCATGGCCCACGGTCCGTCCTGACCGTAGCCGGTGATCGAGCACACGATCAGCTCCGGATGCTCGCGGCGCAGCGTTGCGGCATCGAGGCCGAATCGAACCAGCGCGCCCGGCAGGAAGTTCTCGACCACGATGTCGGCGGCGCGCGCAGCGTTGCGCACTGCGGCGAGCTGCGCGGCGTCCTCGAAATCGATCGCGGCACTGCGCTTGTTGCGGTTGACCGACAGAAAATACGCCGAGGTCTCACCGATGAACGGCGGCCCCCAGCCGCGCGTCTCATCGCCACTGCCGGGCCGTTCGAGCTTCCACACGTCGGCTCCCAGATCGCCGAGCATCTGCGTGGCGTAGGGCCCCGCGAGCACTCGCGACAGGTCGAGCACCGTGACGCCCTCGAGCGGCAGCGGTGTGGCGACAGGAGACGTGCTCATCGC
This portion of the Candidatus Eisenbacteria bacterium genome encodes:
- a CDS encoding citrate synthase/methylcitrate synthase produces the protein MSGGAGGLDGVVAAQTALSHVDGQAGQLIIGGYSVEELAGHASFEEAAHLLWRGHLPNPAELATLNRELTTLRELPAIALSVLRSAVAAPPIDALRMAVATLSLDVVDPNDISPAADYAQAKMLAARCPTLVAAHLRMAAGKEPIRPREDLGLAANFLYMVHGREPDAIAARALDTYWATVMDHGMNASTFTARVIASTRSDMTSAVTGAIGALKGPLHGGAPGPVLGMLVEIGSAENAEPWLEKELAEGRRLMGFGHRVYKVRDPRAEVLSKVADGMAAAKLEDRKLFDLARHVEHTALRVLDRHKPGRNLRTNVEFYTALVLQSLGLPPNAFVAMFACGRVAGWCAHVIEQHALDRLIRPQSEYVGPRGLTIRR
- a CDS encoding DUF72 domain-containing protein, producing the protein MSAIVRLGTQGWSQRDWVGTFFPPGSKQEHYLPFYAQVFDTVELDTTFYHPPRASVVRSWARHTPSTFRFTAKVPQRITHEARLSNIAEHLVAFVASLEPLGERRGPLLVQLPAEFTRDKGSHGVLARFLAAAPQDARLAVEFRHASWHREEVFDLLRKHRVAFAWTEWRSLPRVTQVTADFLYLRWIGNRADLDRFNEVQIDRADSFASWQADLERVLPQVREVYGYFNNHWAGHSPSSANEMKRRLGLEPIDWKSLWPQRELF
- a CDS encoding citrate synthase yields the protein MSFEGKTIELPVVRGSEGEMGVVIETLRAQTGLITMDPGFGNTGSCRSAITFIDGEQGILRYRGYDIADLAANSTFLEVAWLLIHGELPTRSQLDEFDVEVSRHTLLHENFRRYFEAFPKDAHPMPVCAAAVAALATFYQDPETDKTLHETVVRLIAKMPTIAAYSYKHSIGQPSIYPQNRLDYCSNFLNMMFATPAEPYEVDPVFARALDLLLILHADHEQNCSTSTVRVVGSSRANLFASISAGISALWGPLHGGANQQVIEMLERIEAEGGDAQSFVDKAKDKKDNSRLMGFGHRVYKNYDPRAAILKQSCAEVLKKLGIQSRQLEIAMKLEEIALRDDYFVSHKLYPNVDFYSGIIYKALGIPVNAYTVMFAIGRLPGWIAQWLEMRRDPETRIARPRQIYTGATLRPYTPMERRG
- a CDS encoding CoA transferase encodes the protein MSTSPVATPLPLEGVTVLDLSRVLAGPYATQMLGDLGADVWKLERPGSGDETRGWGPPFIGETSAYFLSVNRNKRSAAIDFEDAAQLAAVRNAARAADIVVENFLPGALVRFGLDAATLRREHPELIVCSITGYGQDGPWAMLPGYDAVLQGFVGLQSITGEADGPPLKVGVAVIDVMTGVHAAAAMLAAYIGRLRHGAGAHLDLSLVDVGIASLVNVAQAALSTGKPARRYGNAHPQIVPYQTFEASDGALVVAVGNDEQWQRLCAAIGAPELGARIDWTTNAGRVLDRAEVIALIGSRLRGATCAEWMARFGAARVPAGPVREVADVVAEPELRRRGLVTEGVSGQGFNTALFNLPWKSDGSRPPLKFPPPALGQHTAEFMARFGSAGARAVSCPS